The Triticum dicoccoides isolate Atlit2015 ecotype Zavitan chromosome 6A, WEW_v2.0, whole genome shotgun sequence genome has a window encoding:
- the LOC119315577 gene encoding uncharacterized protein LOC119315577, which yields MMSGRGKGGKGLGKGGAKRHRKVLRDNIQGITKPAIRRLARRGGVKRISGLIYEETPGVLKIFLENVIRDAVTYTEHARRKTVTAMDVVYALKRQGRTLYGFGGSVNGFEAASKAQNSGATTINPPRPISVHLISPHRRSNTHTEKPISPEREASTMSGRGKGGKGLGKGGAKRHRKVLRDNIQGITKPAIRRLARRGGVKRISGLIYEETRGVLKIFLENVIRDAVTYTEHARRKTVTAMDVVYALKRQGRTLYGFGG from the exons ATGATGTCGGGCCGTGGCAAGGGAGGGAAGGGGCTCGGCAAGGGCGGCGCCAAGCGCCACCGGAAGGTGCTCCGGGACAACATCCagggcatcaccaagccggcgatcCGCCGTCTGGCTCGCAGGGGAGGCGTGAAGCGCATCTCGGGgctcatctacgaggagacccCGGGCGTGCTCAAGATCTTCCTGGAGAACGTCATCCGTGACGCCGTCACCTACACCGAGCACGCCCGTCGCAAGACCGTCACCGCCATGGACGTCGTCTACGCCCTCAAGCGCCAGGGCCGCACCCTCTACGGATTCGGCGGCT CTGTTAACGGGTTCGAAGCTGCTTCCAAGGCCCAAAACAGCGGGGCAACCA CTATAAATCCCCCACGCCCCATCTCCGTCCATCTCATCTCACCACACCGCCGTAGCAACACACACACAGAGAAGCCAATCTCGCCGGAGAGGGAAGCGTCGACGATGTCGGGCCGTGGCAAGGGAGGGAAGGGGCTCGGCAAGGGCGGCGCCAAGCGCCACCGGAAGGTGCTCCGGGACAACATCCagggcatcaccaagccggcgatcCGCCGTCTGGCTCGCAGGGGCGGCGTGAAGCGCATCTCGGGgctcatctacgaggagacccgaggcgtgctcaagatcttcctcgagaacgTCATCCGCGACGCCGTCACCTACACCGAGCACGCCCGCCGCAAGACCGTCACCGCCATGGACGTCGTCTACGCCCTCAAGCGCCAGGGACGCACCCTGTACGGATTCGGCGGCTAG
- the LOC119315576 gene encoding RING-H2 finger protein ATL2-like, which yields MGDGHGPRGSTNGPPPLPCVGVVVVPGARTEQMGDPSSYAVAGKLLVAAAGALAGFLLALVALHAYSSARRRRARDRLRLRHGLPSISGGAVHGGVAVAPSPRGLDPAVLRALPVAAAGDGAGDCAVCLAGLERGEEARALPRCGHRFHVGCIDAWFRGNSTCPLCRADVEAPDDDAEAEVRVVVDVETGDAAAKGGAPVMKRLSSGTDLDKTRRAFASTRSASF from the coding sequence ATGGGCGACGGCCACGGCCCACGCGGCAGCACCAATGGCCCGCCGCCGCTCCCATGCGTCGGCGTTGTAGTGGTCCCCGGGGCGCGCACCGAACAGATGGGGGATCCGTCGAGCTACGCCGTCGCCGGCAAGCTCCTGGTCGCCGCGGCCGGGGCGCTCGCGGGCTTCCTCCTGGCCCTCGTCGCGCTGCACGCGTACAGCAGCGcccggcgccggcgcgcgcgcgaccgcctccgcctccgccacggCCTGCCGTCCATCTCCGGCGGCGCCGTCCACGGCGGCGTGGCGGTGGCGCCTTCGCCGCGGGGGCTGGACCCCGCGGTGCTCCGCGCGCTCCCCGTGGCCGCCGCGGGCGACGGCGCCGGGGACTGCGCGGTGTGCCTCGCGGGGctcgagcgcggggaggaggcgcGAGCGCTGCCGCGGTGCGGCCACCGGTTCCACGTGGGGTGCATCGACGCGTGGTTCCGCGGGAACTCCACGTGCCCGCTGTGCCGCGCGGACGTCGAGGCGCCGGACGACGACGCTGAGGCCGAGGTGCGCGTAGTCGTAGACGTGGAGACGGGGGACGCCGCGGCCAAGGGCGGTGCGCCGGTGATGAAGAGGCTGTCGAGCGGCACGGATCTTGACAAGACGAGGCGGGCCTTTGCTTCCACCCGATCTGCTTCATTCTGA